In the Enterobacter cloacae subsp. cloacae ATCC 13047 genome, CTCGGCCATCGGGCCGTTTAAGGGCGGGATGCGCTTCCACCCTTCAGTGAACCTGTCGATTTTGAAATTCCTTGGCTTTGAGCAGACCTTTAAAAACGCGCTCACTACCCTGCCGATGGGCGGCGGTAAAGGCGGCAGTGATTTTGATCCGAAAGGCAAAAGCGAAGGCGAAGTGATGCGCTTCTGCCAGGCGCTGATCACCGAGCTTTATCGCCACCTTGGCCCGGACACCGACGTCCCTGCCGGTGATATCGGCGTGGGCGGGCGTGAAGTGGGCTTTATGGCCGGAATGATGAAAAAGCTCTCAAACAACAGCGCCTGCGTCTTTACCGGCAAAGGACTCTCCTTCGGCGGCAGCCTGATCCGCCCGGAAGCGACCGGCTACGGTCTGGTCTATTTCACCGAAGCGATGCTGAAACGCCACGGCTTAGGCTTTGAAGGCATGCGCGTGGCGGTCTCCGGCTCCGGCAACGTGGCGCAATATGCCATCGAAAAAGCAATGCAGTTTGGTGCCCGCGTGGTCACCGCGTCTGATTCCAGCGGTACCGTCGTGGATGAAGCCGGCTTCACGGCTGAGAAACTGGCGCGTCTGTGTGAAATTAAAGCCAGCCGCGATGGCCGCGTGGCCGATTATGCCCGCGAGTTTGGTCTGACCTATCTTGAGGGTAAACAACCGTGGGGCGTGCCGGTGGATATCGCCCTGCCGTGTGCAACCCAGAACGAACTGGACGTTGAAGCCGCCCGCACCTTAATCAGCAATGGCGTAAAAGCGGTAGCCGAAGGGGCGAATATGCCAACCACCATCGAGGCGACCGATCTGTTCCTGGAAGCAGGCGTACTGTTTGCACCGGGCAAAGCCGCCAACGCCGGCGGCGTGGCAACGTCCGGTCTGGAGATGGCGCAAAACGCCGCGCGTCTGGGCTGGAAAGCGGAGAAAGTGGATGCCCGTCTGCACCACATCATGCTGGATATTCACCACGCCTGCGTAGAGTACGGCGGTGAGGCCTCGCAAACCAACTACGTGCGTGGTGCGAATATCGCCGGGTTCGTGAAGGTGGCGGACGCGATGATTGGGCAGGGTGTGATTTAAAGTTTATCGTGCGGCCGGGTGCCCTCTCCCACAGGGAGAGGGAGAAAAACGAGGGTATCAGGCCGCGCTCTTTTTCTTTTTAAACGGTTTCTTCGCACCACCACCCGGTGCCACCATTCCTCTGAACCGCTTCACCGGCGTGCTGCGCGCCTGATCGATCAGCTGGTACAGCGTCCCCACCAGCGGCTGCATAAAGTCCTGATAACGGCACTGTTTCTCGCTTATTTGCGTCAGCACCGATTCCCAGTGCGCCGTCATATCCGGCCTGGCGGCCAGCTCCGGCAGGGAGTGGATTAATGCCCTGCCCGGCTCGGTGGAGTGAATATAGCGCCCTTTTTTCTCCAGGAAGCCGCGCTTGAACAGCAGTTCGATGATCCCCGCGCGGGTCGCTTCGGTTCCCAGCCCGTCAGTGGCGCGCAGGATCTTTTTCAGCTCTTTGTCCTGCACAAAACGGGCAATCCCGGTCATGGCGGAGAGCAGCGTCGCATCGGTGAAATGGCGTGGTGGCTGTGTCTGGCGCTCTACCACTTCCCCTTTCTCACACAGCAGCTCGTCGTCTTTAGTCACCACCGGCAGCGGAGTACCGTCATTCTCTTCGTCACGCTCTTTGTTGCCAAGCAGCGTACGCCAGCCCGCTTCCGCCAGAAAACGCGCTTTGGCAATAAATTTGCCTTTGGCGATCTCCAGCTCAATGACGCACTTGCGGAACACCGCGTCCGGGCAGAACTGCATCAGATACTGACGCGCGATCAGGTTATAGACCTTCGCTTCGTTCTCCGTCAGGTTGACGTTGCTGGCCCGCGCCGTCGGGATGATCGCATGGTGGGCATCGACTTTTTTATCGTCCCAGCAGCGGTTATGGGTATCCGGATTGACGACCGGCTGCGGCAGCAGATCCGGCGCATGCACGCTGATGGCGTTCATCACCGCGTGGCGTCCGGCAAAGTGCTCTTCAGGCAGGTAGCGGCTGTCTGAACGCGGATAGGTGATGAGCTTGTGGGTTTCGTAGAGCTTCTGGCAGATATCCAGCACGTTCTGCGCGCTCAGGCCAAAGCGCTTCGCGGCCTCAATCTGCAGGGCAGAAAGTGAAAACGGCAGCGGTGCGGGTTCGGATTCCCGTTTATCGTTATAGCTGGTGACGATGGCAGGTTGACCGGTGATCCGGTTGACCACGTGCTCCGCCAGCGGACGGTGCAGCAGACGGCCTTCTTCATCCTGATACGATTCGCAGGCATCGCTCGGCTGCCAGACGGCGGTAAAACGCTCCTCTTTCGGGGTGACGATGTGCGCTTTCACTTCGAAAAAATCTTTGGCGACGAAGTTTTCAATTTCTTCATCACGGCGCACCACCAGCCCCAGCACCGGCGTTTGCACGCGGCCTACGGAGAGTACCCCCTGATAGCCGGCATTCCGCCCAAGGATCGTGTAGGCGCGGGTCATGTTGATCCCGTACAGCCAGTCTGCGCGCGCACGGGCCAGCGCGGACACGCACAGCGGGATAAACTCGCTGTTGGCGCGAAGGCGCGAAATCGCCCGCTCCACCGCCTGCGGGTTGAGGTCGTTAATCAGGCAGCGCTGCACCTGCTGGCGTTTTTCCGGCGCCAGCTCCAGATAGTCCAGCACTTCATCCACCAGCAGTTGTCCTTCCCTGTCCGGGTCACCGGCGTGGACAACTTCAGACGCTTCATGCAAAAAGCGCTTAATGACGTTGAGCTGTTTGGTGACGGAGGGGCGCGGTTGCAGGCGCCATTTTTCCGGCACGATAGGCAGATCGTTGAGGTTCCAGCGGGCATAGCGGCTGTCGTAGACGTCTGGCTGTGCCTGCTCAAGCAGGTGACCAATGCACCAGGTGACCACCTGCCCGTTACCGCATTCAATAAAGCCGTCGCCTTTGCGATGCGGCTTCGGCAGCACATCGGCGATGGCACGAGCCAGACTCGGCTTTTCGGCAATAAACAACCGCATCGAATTAACGGATCTCAATCATCGGTCGGCCACCGCGCGCGGTCACCAGCTCGCCGATCGCCGTCAGGGTAATACCAAACTTGGCGGCCGTTGCCTGCACCTCGGCTTCTGACTCCGGCGTGACCGCCAGCAGCAGGCCACCCGAGGTTTGCGGATCGCACAGCAGGTTACGCCACTCTTCAGGCATTTCGCCCATCAGATGACCATAGCTGGCAAAGTTACGCTGAGTACCGCCCGGCACGGCGCCCTGGGCAATGTACGCTTCCACGCCCGGCAGCTTCGGCACGTCCTGATACCAGACCTGCGCCTGCACGCCCGCGCCCTGGCACACCTCAGAGAGATGCCCCAACAGGCCAAAACCGGTGACGTCGGTCATCGCCTTCACGCCGTCGATATTGGCGAAAGCGGCACCGGCCAGGTTCATCTGGCACATCACTTCCGTTGCCAGACCTTTATGCTCGGGTTTCAGCAGGGATTTTTTTTCGGCGGTGGTCAGCACGCCAATGCCCAGCGGCTTGGTGAGGAACAGCTTGCAACCCGCCTGCGCGGTGCTGTTGCGTTTGACGCGCTCGGTAGGCACCACGCCCGTGACCGCCAGACCGAAGATCGGCTCCGGCGCATCAATAGAGTGACCACCGGCCAGGGCAATCCCCGCCTGCTGGCAGGCAAAGCGTCCGCCCTCAATCACCTGGCGGGCTATTTCTGGCGCAAGGGTGTTGATCGGCCAGCCCAGAATCGCAATCGCCATAATCGGTTTACCGCCCATCGCGAAGATATCGCTGATGGCGTTGGTCGCCGCGATGCGCCCGAAATCGAACGGGTTATCGACAATCGGCATAAAGAAGTCAGTGGTACTGATAATGCTGGTGCCGTTACCCAAGTCATAAACCGCTGCATCGTCACGCGTTTCGTTGCCAACAAGCAGGTTCGGGTCGACAAACTTCGCCTGTTCACTGTGCAGGATGGTTTCCAGCACTTTGGGGGAAATTTTACAACCGCAACCGGCTCCGTGGCTGTATTGCGTTAAACGAATGGTTTGCTCGCTCATGGACATCTCCTGTCAATGCAATCGCGCTATGGTAGCGCTCATTCCTTAAAGAGGTAAGTATGACTGTCTGAATTCTGCGGCAGATGCTCAGAATCCAGACAGTTTAGCGCGCGTTATCAGAAACGGCTGACGAAAGGCGTAGTGTCCGGCACGCTAATGGTGCTGGAGGCTTTAAGCTGAGGGGTGCCGAGATAGAGGAAACCGACGATTTTGTCATGCTCGCCGCAGTTGAGTCCGTCGCGCACCGCCGGGCTTTCAGTCAGTGGCCCGGTACGCCAGATACCGTTGAAGCCTTGTGCAACAGCGGCCATCTGCATCGCCATCACCGCGCATCCCGCCGACATCTCCTGCTCCCAGACCGGCACTTTATGCTCCGCCTGACATTTCGCCACGACGGCGATAATCATCGGTGCACGGAACGGCGCATTACGGGCTTTATCGATCCCTTTCTCATCCTGACCGGCGGCAACCGCCCCCTGCTCCAGCAACTGACTGAAGCGCTCGCGGCCTTCACCTTCAATAATAAAGAAGTGCCACGGCTGAAGTGTGCCGTGATCCGGCGCACGCATACCGGCACGCAGAATGTTCTCCAGCTGCTCACCCGCTGGCGCAGGTTCCGCCAGACGTGACGCGCTACGGCGGTTAACAAGCAGTTCAAGTGCGTCCATTGGTTAACTCCTTTCTTGAAATTTACTCACAAAATTAACACGACGGCAGATTTTGTTACAGCCTGGCAGGCGATTCCTGCTGACAAGTGGCGGTTGGGTCATTACGATAACCCAACATTACCGTCCAGTGGCGACGGAAACAGTCATTTTCTGGTTAGGGAGAATACATGCGAACCCTTTGGCGAATCTTTGCCGGTTTCTTTAAATGGACGTGGCGACTGCTCAATTTCGTCCGCAACCTGGTGATGAACCTCGTGTTCATCCTCCTGGTGCTGGTTTGCGCGGGCATCTGGATGCACATCAGTAACGCAAACCAGTCACAGCATTCGACGCGCGGCGCGTTGCTGCTCGACATCACCGGCGTGATTGTCGATAAGCCTTCCACCAGCAATCGTCTGGGAGTGATTGGTCGTCAGCTGTTCGGCGCTACCTCGGACCGTCTGCAGGAAAACTCCCTGTTCGATATTGTCGATACCATTCGTCAGGCAAAAGATGATCGCAACATTACGGGTATCGTGCTGGATCTGAAAGATTTTGCCGGGGCCGACCAGCCTTCCATGCAGTACATCGGCAAAGCCCTGCGTGAATTCCGTGACAGCGGTAAACCGGTGATCGCAATAGGCGACAGCTACAGCCAGGGGCAATATTATCTGGCGAGCTTTGCCAATAAAATCTGGCTTTCACCTCAGGGTACGGTCGACCTGCACGGCTTTGCCACGAACGGGCTTTACTACAAATCTCTGCTCGACAAGCTGAAGGTCACCACCCATGTGTTCCGCGTCGGTACGTATAAATCTGCCGTTGAGCCATTCATCCGTGATGACATGTCTCCTGCCGCCCGTGAAGCGGACAGCCGCTGGATTGGTGAGCTGTGGCAGAACTACCTGACCACAGTTGCCAGTAACCGCCAGATTACCCCTGCACAGGTCTTCCCTGGTGCTCAGGGCGTGCTGGACGGCTTGCGCAAGGTTGACGGCGATACCGCGAAATATGCGCTTGATAACAAGCTGGTCGATGCCCTGGGAACCAGCGCGGAGATCGAAAAGTCCCTGAGCAAACAGTTCGGCTGGAGCAAAGAGGATAAAAATTACAGCGCGATCAGCATGTACGATTACGCGGCGAAAAAGCCGGATGAGAGCGGTGACAGCGTTGCAGTTGTCTTCGCCAATGGCGCAATCATGGACGGTCAGGAGACTCCGGGGAACGTCGGGGGTGATACCACCGCGTCGCAGATCCGTGACGCGCGTCTTGACCCGAAAGTGAAAGCGATTGTGCTGCGTGTGAACAGCCCGGGGGGCAGCGTCAGCGCCTCTGAAGTGATCCGCGCCGAGCTGGCCGCTGCGCGTGCAGCAGGTAAACCGGTGGTGGTTTCCATGGGCGGCATGGCGGCTTCCGGCGGTTACTGGATCTCAACCCCAGCTAACTACATCGTCGCTAACCCAAGCACCCTGACCGGATCAATTGGCATCTTCGGGGTGATCAACACGGTAGAGAACAGCCTGGATTACCTGGGTGTGCATACGGATGGTGTGGCCACTTCACCGCTGGCGGATGTGTCGGTAACCAAATCCCTGCCACCTGAAGTGTCCGAGATGATGCAGCTCAGCATTGAGAATGGCTACAAGCGCTTTATCACGCTGGTCGCTGACTCGCGTAAAAAGACGCCGCAGCAGATCGACGAAATTGCTCAGGGCCACGTCTGGACAGGACAGGATGCGAAGAGCAACGGCCTGGTCGACAGCCTGGGTGACTTTGATGACGCGGTGAAGAAAGCCGCCGAACTGGCGAAGCTCAAACAGTGGCATGTTGAATACTATCAGGATGAGCCGTCGTTCTTCGATATGGTGATGGACAGCATGTCCGTCTCCGTGCGCGCCATGTTGCCGGAAGCGCTGCAGGCTTATCTGCCAGCGCCTGTCGCCACGGCCGCGAAAGCGATGAAAGCGGAAAGCGATAAGCTCGCGGCGTTTAATGATCCACAAAGTCGTTACGCGTTTTGCCTGACCTGCTCAAACGTACGTTAAACCCCGTCCCCTCTTCCGGTGAAGAGGGGATTTTTTTCTTTTGAAGAACAAGAAATCACTACCATGCAGAAGAAATCGATTTATGTAGCCTACACTGGCGGTACCATCGGGATGCAGCGCTCTGAAAACGGCTATATTCCTGTGTCCGGTCATCTTCAACGTCAGCTTGCCCTGATGCCGGAATTCCACCGCCCGGAAATGCCTGACTTTACCATCCACGAGTACGAGCCGCTGATGGACTCCTCCGACATGACGCCGGAAGACTGGCAGCATATCGCGGATGACATCAAAGCCCATTACGACCAGTACGACGGCTTTGTGATCCTGCATGGTACCGACACCATGGCCTTTACCGCCTCGGCGCTCTCCTTCATGCTGGAAAACCTGAGCAAACCGGTGATTGTCACCGGCTCGCAAATTCCGCTGGCGGAACTGCGCTCGGATGGACAGATTAACCTGCTTAACTCCCTCTACGTGGCGGCAAACTACCCGATTAACGAGGTCTCGCTGTTCTTCAACAACCGTCTGTATCGTGGCAACCGTACCACCAAAGCGCACGCCGATGGGTTTGACGCCTTCGCCTCTCCAAACCTGCAACCGCTGCTGGAAGCGGGTATTCATATTCGTCGTCTGGGCACGCCGCCTGCGCCGACCACCTCAGGCGAGCTGATCGTTCACCCGATCACCCCGCAGCCGATCGGTGTGGTAACCATTTATCCGGGCATCTCTGCTGATGTGGTGCGTAACTTCCTGCGCCAGCCGGTAAAAGCGCTGATTTTGCGCTCCTACGGTGTGGGTAACGCGCCGCAGAACAGTGAATTCCTGAAAGAGCTGCAGGAAGCGAGCGAGCGCGGGATTGTGGTGGTTAACCTGACGCAATGTATGTCCGGCAAGGTCAATATGGGCGGCTATGCCACCGGTAACGCCCTGGCGCATGCGGGGGTGATCAGCGGATTCGATATGACCGTCGAGGCCACACTGACTAAACTTCATTATTTACTGAGTCAGGATCTGGACATCCAGTCCATTCGCAGCGCCATGATGCAAAACCTGCGCGGCGAACTAACCCCGGACGAATAAGGAGGCCTCATGAAGCAACGCGCCCTGTTACTGGTCGATTTGCAAAATGATTTCTGCGCGGGCGGCGCACTGGCCGTCGCAGAAGGTGACAGCACGGTCGACGTGGCCAATACCCTGATTGACTGGTGTAAATCGCGCGGTGAAGCCGTTGTCGCAAGCCAGGACTGGCATCCGGCCAACCATGGCAGTTTTGCCAGCCAGCACGGCGTTGAACCCTTCAGCCAGGGTGAGCTCGACGGTCTGGCGCAAACCTTCTGGCCCGATCACTGCGTGCAGCAAACGGAAGGCGCCGCGCTACATCCGCTGCTGAATCAGAAAGCCATCGACGCGGTGTTTCATAAAGGCGAAAACCCGGCTATTGACAGCTACAGCGCCTTTTTCGATAACGGACATCGTCAGAAAACGGCGCTGGACGCGTGGTTACGTCACCACGAAATCACCGAGCTGATTGTGCTGGGTCTGGCAACCGATTACTGCGTGAAGTTTACCGTGCTGGACGCGCTCCAGTTGGGTTATACGGTCAGCGTCATCACCGACGGCTGTCGCGGGGTGAACATTCAACCGCAGGACAGCGCGCAGGCGTTTATGGATATGGCCGCTGAAGGCGCGACGCTGTATACGCTGGCAGACTGGCTGGAGACGCAGGCGTAGTCTTTTATGCCGGGGGGCGGCTTCGCCTTTCCCGGTATTTCCACTCCGATCCCCATAAAGTGAACTCCCTCGCATCACCAGCGAAGCGGCAATGCTATGCTTTTCAGGCTGTTTTTTCGCCACGCTTTTTCTGTGGCGTGGTTATTTTTATTATGTCAAAGAGGAACACCTATGAAACGTTTGCCATTGCTGGCAGCTTTACCCTTGCTTTGCGCGTCAGTTGCTTACGCCGCTCCCCTGATGTCCGTGGGCTACTTCAACGGCGGTGGTGATGTCACTGCCGGACCCGGCGGCGATATCAATACGCTTGATGTCCGCCAGATCACCCACCTGAACTATTCGTTTGGCCTTATCTACAATAACGAAAAAGACGAAACCAACGCCGCACTGAAAGATCCGGCGAAGCTGCATCAGATCTGGTTATCTCCGAAAGTGGCGTCCGACCTGGCGCTTATCCCACAGCTTCGTAAACAAAACCCGAACTTAAACGTTCTGCTTTCCGTCGGCGGCTGGGGTGCCCGTGGTTTCTCGGGCGCAGCAGCCACCAAAGAGAGCCGCGCGGTGTTTATCCGCTCGGCGCAGGAGATTGTTGAGAAATACGGTCTGGACGGGATCGACCTTGACTGGGAGTACCCGGTAAACGGCGCATGGGGGCTGGTCGCAAGCACGCCTGCAGACCGGGATAACTTCACCTTCCTGCTGAAAGAGCTGCGTGCCGCCTTCGGGCAGAAAAAACTGGTCACGATTGCGGTTGGGGCCAATGCGGAAAGTCCGAAAAGCTGGGTCGATGTGAAAGCCATTGCTCCCCTTCTCGACTATATCAACCTGATGACCTACGACATGGCGTACGGCACTCAGTATTTTAACGCGAACCTGTATGACTCCAGCGCCTGGCCGACCGTGGCGGCAGCAGATAAATACAGCGTTGATTTTGTGGTGAACAATTATCTGGCCGCGGGGCTGAAGCCACAGCAGATGAACCTTGGGATTGGTTTCTATGGGCGCGTGCCAAAACGCGCTGTGGAACCGGGCATTGACTGGAGCAAGCCCGATGCGCAAAACAATCCGGTGACACAGCCTTACTTCGGCCCACAGGAGATCGGGTTGTTCAGATCACTCGGTTATGACCTGACCAAAGATACCTACGTGAAGTACAACGATATCGTGAAGAAACTGCTAAACGACCCGCAAAAGCGCTTTACCGAACACTGGGACGACCAGGCGAAAGTGCCGTGGCTTTCCGTGAAGGGCGCCGACGGAAAGGATCTGTTTGCCCTCTCGTATGAGAATCCACGTTCCGTCGCCATCAAAGCGGACTATATCAAAGAGAAAGGTCTGGCAGGCGCAATGTTCTGGGAGTATGGGGCGGATGATAATAACCAGTTAGCGAAGCAGCTGGCGGAGTCGCTCGGGATCTCGCACAAGTAGTGAGGCAATCAAACCCTCTCCCACAAGGAGAGGGTTGAGTGAGGACATCAACCTACACCGTTATTGTATTTTCATCGTCGCAATCGGCTTTGGCGTGATACCAAACTCTTCCTTCAGTTCACGCTTGCTCTTCATCACCATCTGGCCGTTGGTATCGATTGTCATGTGTTGCGCATCGGTGTTGTTGCGCGCCTGCCACAGCATGACCAGCTGCAGACTGTTCTCTTTTTGCTCCGGGGTTAAGGCAACGCCATCAGGCCATTTCCCCAGCTCAACGGCGGTGACCAGACGCTGATAAACTTCCGGCGTCATACCGTTAATCATGTCATCAATATTCACGATCTCTCCCTTTCAAAGGAATAATTTGCTGAATCGTTTTTTCAACCTTTAATCTGGTCGCCGTTTTCATCGTCGCTAAAGCTCAGAGAAGCTGAGTTAACGCAGAAACGCTCGCCCGTTGGCTGAGGGCCATCCGGGAAGACATGCCCCAGGTGCGCATCGCAGTTGCCGCAGCGAATTTCGGTACGCACCATCCCGTGCGACGAGTCAGTTAAGTAGCGGATCGCGTCATCGCTCACCGGCTCGTAAAAGCTCGGCCAGCCGCAGCCAGAATCGTATTTCGTTTGTGAATTGAACAGGGGGGCGTCACAGACCAGGCAATGGTATACGCCATCGCGTTTGTTATGCAGTAAACGCCCGGTAAATGGCGGCTCCGTGCCGTGATTCTGCGTCACGTAAAACTGCATTTCTGTGAGGTTTTTTTTCAAATCGTCAGGGTTACGTTGGTTCGACATATGCTTACATCTCGCTGTAGAAACAGACACCTTTTAACCCGGATTCTAACAAAACATTAACACCCTTGCGTGCACTTTTGATCTAAACTTATGTGTCGCGAAAAGGCGGTCAGGCAATTGTGATCATGCTCACATATTTATCCTGCGAGGCCTTTAAAATTCCGGGCGCAGCCCCCATGTGGTTGCTAGCTCAAAGGGAAAGTGAGGCGAGTCAGTCGCACAAACGTTAGTCACAGGATTGATTTGTCGCAATGATTGACACGATTCCGCTTGACGCTGCGTAAGGTTTTTGTAATTTTACAGGCAACCTTTTATTCACTAACAAATAGCTGGTGGAATATATGACTATCAAAGTAGGTATCAACGGTTTTGGCCGTATCGGCCGTATTGTTTTCCGTGCTGCTCAGAAACGTTCTGACATCGAAATCGTTGGTATCAACGATCTCCTGGACGCTGAATACATGGCGTACATGCTGAAGTACGACTCAACTCACGGTCGTTTCGACGGCACCGTTGAAGTGAAAGACGGCCACCTGGTTGTTAATGGCAAAACCATCCGCGTTACTGCTGAGAAAGACCCAGCTAACCTGAAATGGAACGAAATCGGTGTTGACGTTGTTGCTGAAGCAACCGGTATCTTCCTGACCGACGAAACTGCGCGTAAACACATCACCGCGGGTGCGAAAAAAGTTGTTCTGACTGGTCCTTCCAAAGACAACACCCCAATGTTCGTTCGTGGTGCTAACTTCGAAACTTACGCTGGCCAGGATATCGTTTCTAACGCATCCTGCACCACCAACTGCCTGGCACCGCTGGCAAAAGTTATCAACGACAACTTCGGCATCATCGAAGGTCTGATGACTACCGTTCACGCGACCACCGCTACTCAGAAAACCGTTGATGGCCCGTCTCACAAAGACTGGCGTGGCGGCCGTGGCGCGGCTCAGAACATCATCCCATCCTCTACCGGTGCTGCTAAAGCGGTAGGTAAAGTACTGCCAGAACTGAATGGCAAACTGACTGGTATGGCGTTCCGCGTTCCAACTCCTAACGTATCCGTTGTTGACCTGACCGTTCGTCTGGAAAAAGCTGCTTCTTACGAAGACATCAAGAAAGCAATCAAAGCTGCTTCCGAAGGCCCAATGAAAGGCGTTCTGGGTTACACCGAAGACGACGTTGTATCTACCGATTTCAACGGCGAAGTATGCACTTCCGTGTTCGATGCTAAAGCAGGTATCGCACTGAACGACAACTTCGTTAAACTGGTATCCTGGTACGACAACGAAACTGGCTACTCTAACAAAGTACTGGACCTGATCGCTCACATCTCCAAATAAACTGGAATGAATGCTTGATCCAAAAAGGCGACTTCGGTCGCCTTTTTTATTTATAAGACAGAGGATTGCTTAATGATTAATAAAATTTTTGCACTTCCGGTAGTCGAACAACTTACCCCTGTGCTCTCCCGTCGCCAGATTGATGGCGCTGATGTTATCGTCGTTGACCACCCGCGTGTGAAAGCCTCCGTTGCGCTGAACGGCGCCCACCTGCTCTCCTGGAAACCGGAAGGTGAAACGGAAGTGCTGTGGCTGAGCGATGCGACCTCTTTCAAAAAAGGAGCGGCGATCCGCGGCGGCGTGCCTGTCTGCTGGCCATGGTTTGGCCCGTCAGCGCAGCAGGGACTGCCTTCTCATGGTTTTGCCCGCAACCAGCAGTGGACCCTGAAAGCGCATAACGAAGATGATAACGGTGCCGTGCTGACCTTTGAGCTTCAGGCCAATGACGAGACCCGTGCGCTGTGGCCGCACGAGTTTACCCTGTACGCCCGCTTCAAGCTGGGTAAAACCTGCGAGATTGAGCTGGAAGCGCACGGCGAGTTTGAAACGACCTCTGCCCTGCACACCTACTTCAACGTGGGTGATATCAGCGCGGTAAAAGTGAGCGGCCTTGGCGATACCTATATCGACAAAGTGGACAATGCAAAAGAAGGGAAACTCAGCGACGGCGTGCAGACCTTCCCTGACCGTACCGACCGCGTTTACCTGCATCCGGAAGCGTGCAATGTGATCCACGACAGTGCCCTCAACCGTGGCATCGAAGTGATTCACCATCATCACAGCAACGTGGTGGGCTGGAACCCAGGTCCGGCACTCTCAGTGAGCATGGCCGACGTGCCCGATGACGGTTACAAAACGTTTGTCTGCGTCGAAACGGCCTGCGTCACTACGGCGCAAAAAGCCAGCGAAGAAAAACCGTCTCGCTTAGGGCAAACTATTCGCATTGTGAAGCGCTAAGACGCGGTATTATTTTGACCGCACCAGCACAACGCAAACGGGGCGCAAGCGCCCCGTTAAAATGCAAAGATTGCACTGTTTTAATGCGCAATCAGAACTTGTAGGTCACACCGACAGAGAAAATACCCGCCCAGGACTTGTCGACCATTGGGCTGTCTTTCACTTCGTCGCTCAGACGCTCGTAACGGCCAGTACCGTATACGTTCCAGTCACCCAGGAAGTTGTAGCTCGCGGTCAGCTCCAGGTACGGATCCCAACCATCATCTGCGCTGTAGCTCTTCAGACCGCTACGACGGGACTCATTCTTAGAGACGCCATAGTAGTAGTCGTTGTAGTTCTCACTGTTGTACTGCACACCAATACCTGGCGTCAGGGTTAACGCACCGTTCGTGTAGCGATAGAGCCAGGCCAGATCCCAGATAAAGCCGTTGCTGTTATCCAGCGTGTCTCCCGCCAGCGCGGTACGCAGGAAGCCATACTCGGTGTTATGCACATAAGAGAGACCCGCCATCATGGTGCTCTTACGCTTGTCGAGTCGACGCAGGGCGTGGCTGTCGCTGTCACCCGGTTTGAAGTGCGTCGGATCGTAGTAGGCCATAATGGAGAGCTTATCGGCCGTATCGTTCCACAGATAGTAGCCGCCGCCGAGTCCACGGAACCAGAAGTTATCGCCTTCATAGGTGACAACCGGAACGGGATAAACATCACGATCATACTGTTTATACGGGCTGTTAATGACGCCAACGCCCGCACCTACCGTCCACTGGCTTTCCGCCTGTGCGGTGCTAACTGCGGTCGCGGCGAGTACGCCCAATGCCAGAAGTTTGAGTTTGGTCACAATCCATTCTTTCCTGTAGTCAAATAATCAGCGGGAGAAGTGTAACCGCCAGACCCGTACTTCCC is a window encoding:
- the sppA gene encoding signal peptide peptidase SppA, with product MRTLWRIFAGFFKWTWRLLNFVRNLVMNLVFILLVLVCAGIWMHISNANQSQHSTRGALLLDITGVIVDKPSTSNRLGVIGRQLFGATSDRLQENSLFDIVDTIRQAKDDRNITGIVLDLKDFAGADQPSMQYIGKALREFRDSGKPVIAIGDSYSQGQYYLASFANKIWLSPQGTVDLHGFATNGLYYKSLLDKLKVTTHVFRVGTYKSAVEPFIRDDMSPAAREADSRWIGELWQNYLTTVASNRQITPAQVFPGAQGVLDGLRKVDGDTAKYALDNKLVDALGTSAEIEKSLSKQFGWSKEDKNYSAISMYDYAAKKPDESGDSVAVVFANGAIMDGQETPGNVGGDTTASQIRDARLDPKVKAIVLRVNSPGGSVSASEVIRAELAAARAAGKPVVVSMGGMAASGGYWISTPANYIVANPSTLTGSIGIFGVINTVENSLDYLGVHTDGVATSPLADVSVTKSLPPEVSEMMQLSIENGYKRFITLVADSRKKTPQQIDEIAQGHVWTGQDAKSNGLVDSLGDFDDAVKKAAELAKLKQWHVEYYQDEPSFFDMVMDSMSVSVRAMLPEALQAYLPAPVATAAKAMKAESDKLAAFNDPQSRYAFCLTCSNVR
- the ansA gene encoding asparaginase, with the translated sequence MQKKSIYVAYTGGTIGMQRSENGYIPVSGHLQRQLALMPEFHRPEMPDFTIHEYEPLMDSSDMTPEDWQHIADDIKAHYDQYDGFVILHGTDTMAFTASALSFMLENLSKPVIVTGSQIPLAELRSDGQINLLNSLYVAANYPINEVSLFFNNRLYRGNRTTKAHADGFDAFASPNLQPLLEAGIHIRRLGTPPAPTTSGELIVHPITPQPIGVVTIYPGISADVVRNFLRQPVKALILRSYGVGNAPQNSEFLKELQEASERGIVVVNLTQCMSGKVNMGGYATGNALAHAGVISGFDMTVEATLTKLHYLLSQDLDIQSIRSAMMQNLRGELTPDE
- the pncA gene encoding bifunctional nicotinamidase/pyrazinamidase: MKQRALLLVDLQNDFCAGGALAVAEGDSTVDVANTLIDWCKSRGEAVVASQDWHPANHGSFASQHGVEPFSQGELDGLAQTFWPDHCVQQTEGAALHPLLNQKAIDAVFHKGENPAIDSYSAFFDNGHRQKTALDAWLRHHEITELIVLGLATDYCVKFTVLDALQLGYTVSVITDGCRGVNIQPQDSAQAFMDMAAEGATLYTLADWLETQA
- a CDS encoding glycoside hydrolase family 18 protein; translation: MKRLPLLAALPLLCASVAYAAPLMSVGYFNGGGDVTAGPGGDINTLDVRQITHLNYSFGLIYNNEKDETNAALKDPAKLHQIWLSPKVASDLALIPQLRKQNPNLNVLLSVGGWGARGFSGAAATKESRAVFIRSAQEIVEKYGLDGIDLDWEYPVNGAWGLVASTPADRDNFTFLLKELRAAFGQKKLVTIAVGANAESPKSWVDVKAIAPLLDYINLMTYDMAYGTQYFNANLYDSSAWPTVAAADKYSVDFVVNNYLAAGLKPQQMNLGIGFYGRVPKRAVEPGIDWSKPDAQNNPVTQPYFGPQEIGLFRSLGYDLTKDTYVKYNDIVKKLLNDPQKRFTEHWDDQAKVPWLSVKGADGKDLFALSYENPRSVAIKADYIKEKGLAGAMFWEYGADDNNQLAKQLAESLGISHK
- a CDS encoding YeaC family protein translates to MNIDDMINGMTPEVYQRLVTAVELGKWPDGVALTPEQKENSLQLVMLWQARNNTDAQHMTIDTNGQMVMKSKRELKEEFGITPKPIATMKIQ
- the msrB gene encoding peptide-methionine (R)-S-oxide reductase MsrB, which produces MSNQRNPDDLKKNLTEMQFYVTQNHGTEPPFTGRLLHNKRDGVYHCLVCDAPLFNSQTKYDSGCGWPSFYEPVSDDAIRYLTDSSHGMVRTEIRCGNCDAHLGHVFPDGPQPTGERFCVNSASLSFSDDENGDQIKG